A portion of the Staphylococcus felis genome contains these proteins:
- the galE gene encoding UDP-glucose 4-epimerase GalE, producing MTMLVLGGAGYIGSHCVDQLVDKGHDVIVIDNLVKGHKEAIHPKAKFYQGDVRDQAFLTDVFKKEDIDGVFHFCAYSLVGESVNVPLDYFNNNVYGLQVLLEVMLKFDVKNIVFSSTAAVYGEPKRVPITEDDDKEPTSPYGESKLMMEKMMHWCHEAYGMNYAALRYFNVAGAKENGGIGEDHYPETHLIPVVLQVALGQRDELKMFGDDYDTPDGTPIRDYLHVTDLIEAHILALNYLKEGGESGAFNLGTNHGYSVKEILDAARKVTGEDIKATVAPRRAGDPSKLVASSEKAQTVLGWKPKHDDIHEIIRTAWEWHKTHPNGYEDQA from the coding sequence ATGACAATGTTAGTACTTGGCGGTGCTGGATATATCGGGAGTCACTGTGTTGATCAATTAGTGGATAAAGGACATGACGTGATTGTTATCGATAACCTCGTTAAAGGTCACAAAGAAGCAATACATCCTAAAGCAAAATTTTATCAAGGAGACGTTCGTGATCAAGCGTTTTTAACAGATGTCTTCAAAAAAGAAGATATCGATGGTGTCTTTCACTTCTGTGCCTACTCACTTGTTGGGGAGTCAGTCAATGTACCATTAGATTACTTTAATAACAATGTATATGGCTTACAAGTTTTGCTCGAAGTGATGTTAAAGTTCGATGTTAAAAATATAGTATTTAGTTCAACAGCAGCTGTATATGGTGAACCTAAAAGAGTGCCAATAACAGAAGACGATGACAAAGAGCCAACAAGCCCATATGGCGAAAGTAAATTAATGATGGAAAAAATGATGCATTGGTGTCATGAGGCCTATGGTATGAATTATGCAGCATTACGTTATTTCAATGTTGCAGGCGCTAAAGAAAATGGGGGCATTGGGGAGGATCACTATCCTGAAACACATTTAATTCCAGTTGTCTTACAAGTAGCGCTCGGTCAACGCGATGAATTAAAAATGTTCGGCGATGATTACGATACGCCAGATGGAACGCCTATTCGAGATTACCTACATGTGACAGACTTAATAGAAGCGCACATTTTAGCACTTAACTATCTTAAGGAAGGTGGGGAAAGCGGTGCGTTTAATCTAGGGACTAATCATGGGTATTCTGTTAAAGAAATCTTAGATGCGGCACGTAAAGTGACAGGTGAAGACATCAAAGCAACAGTAGCCCCAAGACGAGCTGGAGATCCTAGTAAATTGGTTGCATCTAGTGAAAAGGCGCAAACCGTATTAGGATGGAAACCTAAACATGATGATATTCATGAAATAATCCGTACAGCATGGGAGTGGCACAAGACGCATCCAAACGGATATGAGGATCAAGCGTAA
- a CDS encoding LacI family DNA-binding transcriptional regulator translates to MASIREIAKYANVSPGTVSRVLNEDPSLSVNPKTRERVRRVAQELNYNKQSRVSRQIQIVTHASKEKEMVDPYYRELRLAIEKEITQLNLTLKKTIRTDELKRLTELSQVEKAGGVIVIGPFQDEVIQKLQQYNTNIVLINQMKQPAYIDAISSDLYQAMTHLLTNLCQHGLSDVCYVGGQTKVRNIGKHHHQMIDDDRQNAYVDWCDKQHIPPHYYKTEWRRESAQDVVKKMMKRADMPDVIIAGNDMLAVGIVQELQKNQYHVPGDVKVISFNDSEVAQYAVPMLTSVHIPIEEFGRQAVRLIQDRLKGQRQVAIHMTLETTIQYRDSFPNFE, encoded by the coding sequence ATGGCGAGTATTCGCGAAATAGCTAAGTATGCCAATGTAAGCCCAGGAACAGTGTCTAGGGTTCTCAATGAAGATCCATCATTATCTGTCAATCCTAAAACGAGAGAACGTGTACGTCGTGTTGCACAAGAATTGAATTACAATAAACAGTCGCGAGTATCTCGTCAGATACAAATCGTAACGCATGCTTCTAAAGAGAAGGAAATGGTTGATCCCTATTATAGAGAACTTCGATTGGCAATTGAAAAAGAAATCACACAATTAAATTTAACACTAAAAAAAACAATACGCACAGATGAATTAAAGCGATTAACTGAACTGAGTCAAGTTGAAAAAGCAGGAGGTGTGATTGTCATTGGACCATTCCAAGATGAAGTGATACAAAAATTGCAACAATATAATACAAATATTGTCTTGATCAATCAAATGAAACAACCTGCCTATATTGATGCGATTTCTTCTGATTTATATCAAGCAATGACTCACTTGTTAACGAATTTATGCCAACATGGCCTGTCTGATGTTTGTTATGTTGGAGGACAAACGAAAGTGAGAAACATTGGTAAACATCATCACCAAATGATAGATGATGACAGACAAAATGCTTATGTTGATTGGTGTGACAAGCAACACATACCCCCCCATTACTATAAAACAGAGTGGCGACGTGAAAGTGCGCAAGATGTTGTGAAAAAGATGATGAAACGAGCTGATATGCCGGATGTAATTATTGCAGGCAATGACATGTTAGCAGTAGGAATTGTCCAAGAACTTCAAAAAAATCAATATCATGTTCCTGGCGATGTTAAAGTAATAAGCTTTAATGATTCAGAAGTCGCACAATACGCTGTCCCAATGTTAACAAGCGTTCATATACCTATTGAAGAGTTTGGAAGACAGGCGGTACGTTTAATTCAAGATCGATTGAAAGGTCAACGTCAGGTTGCGATTCATATGACATTAGAAACAACGATTCAATATCGTGACAGCTTTCCAAACTTTGAGTAA
- a CDS encoding galactokinase — translation MSKLKQVFQSQFHKEPTLSAFAPGRINLIGEHTDYNGGYVFPAAIELGTYGVARLREDRQINLYSLNFEKTGVISFSLDNLDYNADHQWANYPKGMIRYLVEQYPEINKGFDIAIEGNIPNGASLSSSASIELLTGHIVTELFHIDIDRLDLVKLGQRVENQFIGVNSGIMDQFIVGFGKKDHAILLDTNTLDYHYVPTEFGEYKISIMNTNKRRELAESKYNERRSECEAALALLQKRLNVQTLGEISVEAFEANQDIIEDDVLLRRAKHAITENARTKEAYDALQKHDFETFGQLLNASHQSLKEDYEVTGIELDTLAESAQAVEGVLGARMTGAGFAGCAIALVHQDKIKDLEKQVTEKYVDTVGYAPSFYHVDIADGVRTITELKGV, via the coding sequence ATGTCTAAGTTAAAACAAGTATTTCAATCACAGTTTCATAAAGAACCGACTTTATCCGCATTTGCACCTGGACGCATTAATTTAATCGGAGAACATACGGACTACAACGGTGGGTACGTCTTTCCGGCAGCTATTGAATTGGGAACATATGGCGTAGCGCGATTGCGTGAGGATCGTCAAATAAACTTATACTCATTGAACTTCGAAAAGACAGGGGTTATTTCATTTAGTTTAGATAATCTTGACTATAATGCTGATCATCAATGGGCAAACTATCCAAAAGGTATGATTCGTTACTTAGTTGAACAATATCCGGAAATTAACAAAGGTTTTGATATTGCTATTGAAGGAAATATTCCGAATGGTGCGAGCCTATCTTCATCTGCATCGATTGAATTGTTAACAGGTCATATTGTCACTGAACTGTTTCATATTGATATTGATCGATTAGATCTTGTGAAATTAGGACAACGTGTCGAAAATCAATTTATAGGTGTCAATTCAGGCATTATGGATCAATTTATTGTGGGGTTTGGCAAAAAAGACCATGCAATTTTGCTTGATACAAATACACTTGACTACCATTATGTGCCAACAGAGTTTGGTGAATACAAAATTTCAATTATGAATACGAACAAAAGACGTGAGTTAGCAGAATCTAAATATAATGAACGCCGTAGTGAATGTGAAGCAGCATTAGCGTTGTTGCAAAAGCGTTTGAATGTGCAGACATTAGGTGAAATTTCAGTAGAAGCGTTTGAAGCCAATCAAGATATTATTGAAGATGATGTGTTACTTCGTCGTGCTAAACATGCGATTACGGAAAATGCTCGTACGAAAGAAGCTTATGATGCACTTCAAAAACATGACTTTGAAACATTTGGTCAATTGCTAAATGCATCACATCAGTCTTTAAAAGAAGATTATGAAGTGACTGGTATTGAATTAGATACGTTAGCAGAATCTGCACAAGCAGTTGAGGGTGTACTAGGAGCGCGTATGACAGGCGCAGGGTTTGCAGGGTGTGCGATTGCACTTGTGCATCAAGATAAAATCAAAGATCTAGAGAAACAAGTCACTGAAAAGTATGTTGATACAGTTGGTTATGCACCGTCTTTCTATCATGTTGATATTGCAGATGGTGTGAGAACAATAACAGAACTAAAAGGAGTGTAA